AGATGTTCACCGCCTTCGCCGTGATGCGCCAGCTGCACGAACTGCTGTGGTACCTGGCCGACGCGCTGACCCGACCGGCCGCCGCACCGGTGCACGAGGACCTGCGCCGGGCGCTGCGCGAGACCGACGCGCTCACCCGCGGGGCCGCCGAGGAGGTGACCGCCGTCGATGTCGCCGCGGTGCGCCAGGACATCAACACCCTGCTGGTGCGCACCAGCGAACTGGTCCGCGCCGAGGTCGGCGGCCGCACCAAGAACCATCGAGGCGCCGACCTCATCGGCGCCTCGATGCGCAGCGCGCGGCTGCGGGGGGCGAACCTGCGCGGAGCGCTGCTCATCGCCGCCGACCTGCGCGGGGCGGATCTGCGCTCGGCCGATGTCATCGGCGCGGACTTCCGCGACACCGATCTGCGCGGTGCCGACCTCACCGATGCCCTCTTCCTCACCCAGGCCCAGGTCAACGCTGCCAAGGGCGACGCGGCCACGGTGATCCCCGCTGGACTGGACCGGCCCGCGCACTGGTGATCAGGCCTCGGCCGGGCGCAGCAGCACGACCGCGACGACGGCCAGTCCGGTCAGCACCACCGCGCCGATGCCGCCCACGACGTTGATCCCGCTGGTGAAGGCCTCGCGAGCGGCGTCGAGCAGGCCGGTGGAGTGCGTTCCTTCCAGCGCGACGACATCGGCGAGAGTTTCCCCGGCCTGGCCCGGCGCGTTCGCCATCTGCGCCTGGTAGATGGCCGTGACGAGCGTGCCCATCACCGCCACGCCGAGCCCGACACCGAGCTCCCCGCTGGTCTCCGACAGCGCCGCGGCCGCTCCGGCGCGCTCCGGTGGCGCGCTGCCCACGACCAGATCGGTGGTCAGCACACCCATCGGGCTCAACCCGGCGGTCACCAGGGCCGTGGCGATCACCACCGCGGGCACACTGCTGCCGTCGAGGGCGATGAACAGCACGAATCCGGCCACCGAGAGCACCGCACCTGCCGCGATCGCCCGCGCCGGTCCCCACCACCGCGCCACCACGGGCGCCACCAGCGAGGCGCCCGCCGCGGTGATGGCCACCGCGGTCAGCCACATCCCGGTCCGCAGCGGCGAGAGCCCGGCGACACCCTGCAGGAACTGCGGCACCAGGTAGAACACGCCGTTGACCACCAGCAGCCCCATCAGCAGCAGCACCAGCGCCACGCTGAAGGTGCGGTTGCCGAACAGGCTCACGTCCACCAGCGGATCGCTCATGCGCCGCTGCCGCCGCACGAAGACGACCCCGGCGACCGCACCGGCCGCCAGCGCCAACAGCGGCACGAGGCCGGGACCGCGGTGCGCGAGCTCCTTGAACCCGTAGACCAGCGGCACGATCGTCAGCAACGACAGCAGCACGCTGAGCGGATCCAGCCGGCCGGCGCTCTCCGGACGGTGTTCGGGCAGCAGCCACGGCCCGAGCAGCAGCACCAGCACCATGACCGGCACGGCGAGCAGGAACACCGAGCCCCACCAGAACGCCTCCAGCAGGACTCCGCCGATCAGCGGGCCGGCCGCCACCCCGGCGGTGAACGTCGTCATCCACACCGCGATCGCCACCGACCGCTGGGCGGGATCGGTGAACATGGTGCGGATCAGCGCCAGGGTGGAGGGCATCAGCGTCGCCCCGGTGATCCCCAGCAGCGCGCGAGCGGCGATGAGCAGCTCCGCGGTGGGAGCGAACGCGGCCAGCACCGAGGCCGCGGCGAACGCGGCCGAACCGATCAGCAGCAGCCTGCGGCGGCCGATCCGGTCGCCCAGCGTGCCCATCGTGACCAGGAACCCGGCGATGAGGAACCCGTAGGCATCCATGATCCACAGCGCCTGGGTGCTGCTCGGCCGCAGGTCCGCGCTCAGGTGCGGCGCGGCGAGGTAGAGGACGCTGACATCCATGGCCAGCACCAGCAGCGGAAGTGCGAGCACGGCCAGTCCGGCCCACTCCCGCGCTCCGGCGCGACTCCGTCGCTTCTCTTCGGGAATCATGCCCCGATCGTCAGACTTCGACCTTGCTGGAAGTCAAGGGAATTCCCGCACCGCCCGGCGCGTTCGGCGGCTGCCCGGGCCGGGAGCACCGCGCCGCAGCGTGCCTGGCAAGATCGCCGAGTGCGCTTCTACGCCGACCTGCACATCCACTCGAAGTACTCCCGCGCCTGCAGCAAGGACTGCGACATCGAGCACCTGACCTGGTGGGCGCGCCGCAAGGGCATCACCCTGGTCGGCACCGGCGACGTCACCCACCCCGCCTGGTTCGCCCACCTGCGCGAAGTCCTCGAACCCGCCGAACCGGGCCTGTTCCGGCTGCGCGCGGAGCTGGACCGGGAGATGACGCGCGGCATGCCCGCCAACTGCGAGGGCCCGGTGCGGTTCATGCTCTCGGTGGAGATATCCACGATCTACAAGTACGGCGAGCGCACACGCAAGGTCCACCACCTGTGCTACCTGCCCGACTTCGCCGCCGCCGAGGAGTTCAACCGGCGTCTGGGCCGCATCGGCAACCTCGGTTCCGATGGCCGCCCGATCCTGGGCCTGGATTCCCGCGACCTGCTGGAGATCACCCTGGAATCCGGCGACGGCGCCTACCTGGTGCCCGCCCACATCTGGACCCCGTGGTTCGCGGTGCTGGGCTCCAAGGCCGGGTTCGACGCCATCGAGGACTGCTACCGCGACCTGGCCGGGCACATCTTCGCCCTGGAGACCGGGCTCTCCTCGGACCCGGAGATGAACTGGCGCATCTCCGCCCTGGACAAGTACACGCTGGTCAGCCATTCCGACGCGCACTCCCCGCCGATGCTGGGCCGGGAGGCCACCGTCTTCGACACCGACCTGGACTACTTCGCGGTCAAACGCGCGCTGGAGACCGGTGACGGTTTCGCGGGCACCGTCGAGTTCTTCCCGGAGGAGGGCAAGTACCACCTCGACGGGCACCGCAAGTGCCAGGTGCGGCTGGAACCGGGCCAGACCCGCGCGCACGGCGGGGACTGCCCGGGCTGCGGCAAGCCGCTCACCGTCGGCGTGCTGCACCGAGTCGAGGCCCTGGCCGACCGCCCCGCGGGCATCCGGCCCGCGGGCGCGGCGGAGTTCCGCAATCTCATCCCGCTGCCGGAGATCGTCGGCGAAGTCCTGGGCGTGGGCCCGAAGAGCAAGAAGGTCTTCGGGCGCATCAGCGACCTCACCGCCGCGCACGGCCCGGAACTGGGAATTCTGCAGGACGTGCCGCTCGACGAACTGCGCCGCACCGACGCAGCGGTGGCCGAAGCCGTCGAGCGGCTGCGCGGCGGGCAGGTGCTGCGCGACCCCGGCTACGACGGCGAGTACGGCACGATCCGGCTCTTCCAGCCCGCCGAGCTCGCCCGCCTGCGCCACGGCGACGCGCCGGCGTTATTCGACGACGCCCTGTTCACCCCGGCACCCGAACCTCTCGCCGCGCCCGTCGCCGCACCGGTCGCGACCACTGCTGAAGCACGGCGACCGGCCCTTCCGGCCACCAGCGGCGAAGGGGTGCTCGCCGGTCTGGACCCCGACCAGCGCGCCGCCGCGGCGATCCCTGGCGGGCCGCTGCTGATCGTGGCCGGCCCCGGCACCGGCAAGACCCGTACCGTCACCCACCGGCTGGCGCACCTGGTGCTGGAGCGCGACGTCGACCCGGCCGAATGCCTGGCCATCACCTTCACCCGCCGCGCCGCCGAGGAGATGACCGAACGCCTCGGACACCTCATCGGCGAACCCGCCCGGCACCTGACCGTGGCCACCTTCCACTCCTTCGGTCTGCAAGTGCTGCGCGAACAACACGAGCACCTCGGACTGCCCGCCGAGTTCGGCCTGGCCGACGCCGCCCGCCGCCACCAGATCCTCACCACCCTCACCGGCGACGAGCGCAGTGCTCGGCAGGCTTCCCCGCAGCTGTCTCTCGCGCGCCGCACCGGCGCTCCCGACCCGCTGCTGGCCGACTACCTCGCCGCACTGCGCGAGGCCGGCCTGGTCGACTTCGACGACCTGGTCGCGCTGACCGTCGAGCTGCTCACCGACCGCCCTGACATCGCCGAGCACTACCAGCGGCGCTACCGGTGGATCACCGTCGACGAGTACCAGGACGTCGACGAACTGCAGTACCGGCTGCTGCGGCTGCTCGCCCCGGCCGGGGCGAACCTGACCGCCATCGGCGACCCCGACCAGGCGATCTACTCCTTCCGCGGCGCCGACGTCGGCTTCTTCCTGCGCTTCGAGCAGGACTACGCCGGAGCTCCGGTGCTGGCCCTGACCCGCAACTACCGCAGCGGCGCGCACATCCTGGACGGCGCGCTGCGCGCCATCGCACCGTCCACACTGGTCGCCGACCGCGCGCTGCACGCCGCCGCACCGCGCGAAGCCCACCGCATCACCGGGCACCGCGCCTGCGATGAACGCGCTGAGGCGGCATTCGTGGCGCGCACCGTCGACCAGCTCATCGGCGGCGCGTCCTTCCACTCCCTGGACAGCGGTCGCGTCACCGGCGACGGGCCAGGCGGGATCGGGTTCAACGACATCGCCGTGCTCTACCGCACCGACGCGCAGTCCCGCGCAGTCCTGGAGGAGCTGACCCGCTGCGGGCTGCCGGTGCAGAAACGCTCCCACGACCGCCTGTCAGCCCGACCCGGTGTCGAGTTGCTGGTGCGCGAGCTCCTGCACGTCGCCGACCGCACGGGCCCGGTCACCGACCAGCTGCGCGCGGCCGCGAAAACCGTCGCCGGTACCGTGCCCGACGACCAGCGCCCCGACATCCACACCGCCGCGGAGCTGTTGAGCCCGCTGGCGCAGCGCTGCGGCCAGGACGTGCAGCTGTTCTGCCGGGAAGTGCTGCTGGGCGCCGAGGTCGACACCCTGGACCCGCGCGCCGAGGCGATCTCCCTGCTGACCCTGCACGCCGCCAAGGGCCTGGAGTTCCCGGTAGTGTTCCTCATCGGCTGCGAGAACGGCCTGCTGCCGCTGCGCTGGCCCGGCACCGAACCCACCGAAGCCGACATCGCCGAGGAACGCCGCCTGTTCTTCGTCGGCATGACCCGCGCCCAGGACCACCTCTACCTCACCCACGCGGCCCGCCGCACCATCCGCGGCAGCACCCAGGACCGCTCCCGCTCGCCGTTCCTGGACGGCCTCGGCGAGTTGGTGACCGAAGCCGAAACCCCCGCCCGCCGCCAACGACCGGCCCAGCTGTCCCTGCTGTGAACCCGTACCGCGTTCACCGGCCAGCGGCCAGCACTGCCGCGAGACCTTCTCGCAGGTCCTTGACGAAATGCTCGGGAACCTCCAGCGACGGGAAGTGCCCACCGCGCTCGGGCGACCTCCACCGGACGATCTGCCGGTACCGCTCCTGGGCCCAGGGGCGCGGGCACTTCTCGATGTCGCGGGGGTACATGGTGATCGCCGACGGGATGTCGACCCGGAGTTCGGGGTCCAGCGAGTTGTGGCTCTCGTAGTAGATCCGGGCCGCCGATGCACCGGTCCGCGTCAGCCAGTACAGGGTGACGTCGTCGAGAACCCTGTCCGTGGAAATCGTCTCGAACGGGCTGTCCTCGGTGTCCGACCACTCGGCGAACTTGTCGAGGATCCAGGCGAGGAGCCCGACCGGCGAGTCGACGAGCGAGTAACCGATGGTCTGCGGCCGGGTCGCCTGCTGCTTCGCGTACGCCGCGCGGTGGCGCCAGAAATGGCGGGTCTGCTCGGCCCATTCGCGCTCGACCGGCGTCAGCCCGTCCGTTGTCAGCCCGGGCGGCCCCTCCGCGAACGTCGTGTGGATGCCGAGCACGTGCGCCGGGAACCTGCCGCCGAGGACCGTGGTGATATTTCCTCCCCAGTCGCCGCCGTGGGCCGCGAACCTGTCGTAGCCGAGGCGTCCCATCAGTTCCACCCACGCGGCCGCGATCTTTTCGGTTCCCCACCCGGTGGTGGCCGGCTTGTCGCTGTAGCCGAAGCCGGGTAGCGACGGAACCACGACGTGGAACGCCGGTGCGTCTGCATCTTCCGGATCTGCCAGTTCGTCGACCACATCGATGAACTCGGCAATGCTGCCCGGCCAGCCGTGCGTCAAGACCAGCGGAGTGGCATCTGCGCGCGCGGAGCGGCGGTGCAGGAAGTGGATTCCCAGATCGTCGATGGTCGTGCGGAACTGGCCGATCCGGTTGAGGCGCTCTTCGAACGACCGCCACTCGTACCCGGTGCGCCAGTAGTTCACGACATCGACGAGGTCGGCGAGAGGAACGCCCTGTGCCCACCGGCCAGGGCCGGGCGCAGCACCGCAGACCGTCTCGGCCTCCGGCAGCCGCGCCGCGGCTAGACGCGCGCGCAGATCGTCGAGGTCGGCGTCGGTCGCGCGGGATTCGAATGCTTGCACGTCGTCGGTCGGGCGGGGCATGAGACCTCCTGGCCATCGCGGAACCGGCTACGACCTGCTGAGAACCGGCTTAGGTGGTTCTAGCATGTGCGCACGCCAGCGTGCAACCGGCTAAGGTGGTTCCATGCGTGCTGGGTTCCCCGACTTTCGCCTCGGTAGCGTGCTGGCCACCAGCTTCACGGCGACTCTGACGGAGCGGTGCGGCAACGCCGTGGAGCGCATTCCCACACCGCAGCGACTCGTCGACTGGCTGGCGGTGAACGACCTGGCCGTGGACTCCTGCACCACCGCCCAGCTCGAACTCGCTCGGGAACTGAGGGAGTCGATCCACGCCGCCGCGACAGCGGCCGCGATCCAGGACGCCCTGCCCGCATCTGCACTCCGGGTCATCAATGACCGCAGCGCTGAAGGGCGGGCCGCTGCGGTCCTGACTCCCGAGGGCACGCGGCAGTGGCGGCTCAGCCCGGCTTCCTGCGTGGAAGACGCCCTCGGCGTGATCGCCGCCGATGCGATCAGCATCATCGCGGGCGAACGGGACGGAAAACTGGCCCTGTGCGCATCACCGACCTGCCGAGCCGCCTTCTTCGACACCAGTCAGAGCCGCTCCCGCAAGTGGTGCGACATGAACACGTGCGGGAACCGACAGAAGAAGGCGCGCTTCAACGCCAACCAGCGCAAGAACGCGACCGCCGCACGGCCGGGCGTCAACTGACCCGGCTTGCTCGGGAGCAGGAAACCGCTCTGCGGCACGGGCGGCGGTCGCCGACTACGCCGACGCGTGATCGGGCGACGTCAGCGGCGAGGTGGCCCGCGCGCCGCACATGACATGATCGGGCGATGCGAGCTCTGACGATCATCACCGGTGGTAGCCGGGGCATCGGCGCGGCCACCGCGCTGTGGCTGGCCCGGGCCGGGCACGACCTCGTGCTCTGCTACCGCGGCAACCGCGACGGCGCCGAGGAGGTCGCCGAGCAGGCCACCGCGCACGGCGGACGTTGCGTCCCGGTGCAGGCCGATGTCAGCCGCGAGTCCGATGTGGAGCGGCTCTTCGACGCGGCCGCCGAGCTGGGGACGGTCACCGGGCTGGTCAACAACGCCGGGCTGACCGCGCACATCGCCGATCTCGCCGACACCCCGGTCGAGGCGATCCGGCGGGTCATCGACGTCAACTACCTCGGCACCGTGCTGTGCTCGAGGCGCGCCGCGCAGGTGATGTCGACCCGGCGCGGTGGTTCGGGCGGGGCGATCGTCAACGTCTCCTCCAGCGGCGCGACCCTGGGCTCCCCGCACGAGTACGTCCACTACGCGGGCGCCAAGGCCGCGGTGGACGCCTTCACCGTCGGACTGGCCAAGGAGCTCGCCCAGGACGGGGTGCGGGTCAACGCGGTGGCACCCGGCCTCGTGCGCACCGACATCCACGCCGGTGCCGGGGCTCCCGAGCGCATCGACACCGCCGTGTCGCGCGTGCCGGTGGGGCGAGCCGGGGAACCCGAGGAGATCGCGCCGGCCATCGGGTGGCTGCTGAGCCCGGAGGCGACCTACACCAGCGGGGCCGTGCTGCGCGTCGCCGGCGGGCTGTGAGCGCCGAAAACCTGTTGTCGTGCGCCTTAAGCTGATGGGCGTGGGTGAATCGCTACTGGTCAACTTCGTCTACTGCCACCCGGTGGGGCACGCCGTGGAGGCGCTGCAGTACGCCCTGGGGTACCGGCGGGCCGATCCGGACCGGCGCATCGGCGTGGTGCTCAACTCCGCGACCGCGGTGCAGCTGGCCGACTGGTGCGACGCCGTCGACGAGGTGTACACAGTGGACATCGACGTGTTCGAGCCCGGCGACGCCGGGATGCTGGCGCACGTCCCGGCCGAGTGGGACTGGGTGGTCGACGACCCGCGCGGCCACCAGAGCTGGCAGCACCAGTTCTTCCCCGGCCTGCAGCGCTACTACGAGCTCTCCGCGCAGCACTTCCGCACCACGCGCGGGCACACGCAGGTCGGTGCGCCCCGGCCGTCCTACCAGCGCCGCAACCAGCTGGAGCTGGCACTGCCGCAGGAGTCCCGCGACTGGGCCGCGCAGCTGCTGCCCGAGCACGACGGCCCGACGATCGCGGTGCTGCCCGGTGGCAGCGCCGAACGCTGGCGCTACCCGTCGCTGGCGTCGTGGCAGCGCGTCCTGGATGCCTTCGCGCAGCGCTGGCCGCAGGTCCGGTTCTGCCTGACCGGCAAGCACGCCGAGGACGGCCGCACCAGCACCGGGTTCACCCGCGCCGAGTTCGAGGCCCTGGCCGAGGTGGCGCCGCAGGTGGTGTGGGCGGTCGACGTGCCGCTGGAGCGGCAGCTGGCGGCGTTGCAGCGCTGCGAGATGCTGCTCTCGCCGCACACCGGGTTCGCCTTCGCCGCGATGGCCGCGGGCACCCCGTGGCTGACCCTGGCGGGAAACGACTGGGCCGAGTACTACTTCAACCCCGGTGTGCCGTTCCACTCGGTGCTGCCCGATCTGCAGCGCTTCCCCTGCTACCTGATGCTGGGCAACACGCCCGATCCCGTCGACGACGACGGTCCCCGCGCCCCGAGCATGTCGGCCGAGCGAATCGGAGCCGACCTGCCCGAGCTCCTCGACGGCGCGGCCAGACTGCTGGCGGGCCTGGATTTCGAGACCGCGATGCGCGAGCACGCTGCTCGCGTGCACGCGCTCTTCGGCGGCCGCCGTGAGCTGCTGTACTCGGTGGACGGTCTGCTGGCCGACTACCTGCCCGCCGAAGAACCGGCGTGACGGGTCACGGCGTGCGGAAGCCGCGGAAGGTCACCTTTTTGCGGGTGTCGAAGCCGAGCCCCTCGTAGAGGGCCATCGCGCCGGTGTTGTCCTCGGCCACGTGCAGGAAGGGACGGTCACCGCGGGCGGTGATGCGCGCGATGAGGGCGCGGACCAGACGGGCGGCGTGTCCTCGCCCGCGCGCCTCCGGTGCCGTGCACACCGCGCTGATCTCGGTCCAGCCCGCCGGCCGCAACCGTTCGCCCGCCATCGCCACCAGCTCGCCGTGCTCGCGGATGCCGAGGTAGGTGCCGAGTTCGCGGGTCCGCGTCCAGAAGGGACCCGGTTTCGCCCGCTCGGCGAGGGCGAGCATCTCCGGCACGCTGTCCGGGCCCAGTTCGATCACGTCGTCGTCGTGGTCGGGCCGGCGGCCGGTGTAGATCATCTGGCGGCCTTCGAGCTCGAAAACCGGCTCCCAGTCAGGTGGTGGGATGGCCGGGCTGCTGAACATGTCGGCGAACTCGCCGCTGCCGAGCAACCGGGCGAGGTCGGTCCATTCCTGCGGTCCCGGATCGGCGGCGATCGCGGAGAAGGTCGCCACCGCGGGCGGGAAGGTGAGAGCGGCGCCGAACCGGCGGGCGAGGTGCGCGTGGTGACCGCGCAGCGAGCTGCGCACCGGGTCGTCGAGTGCCCTGGTGTCGCGGTTGACCATCGTGCTGCCCCTCGTGTCGTGCCGGCTGCCGCCATTGTCCTCGCCGGGCGCGCTAGAGTGACGTGAAGCCGCTCTCAGCTCCGGCCGGATCCGGCACCCGGTCTCCCCGTCGTCTCAGGCGGAATCAATCCCCTCGGTTCGTCCTCATCACTGGTGCACCGGGAGGGTGTCGTGGCAGAACGTTTCGTGGTCATCACGGGAGGCCCGGGAGCGGGCAAGACGACGGTGGTGGAGCGGCTGGCGGCCGCCGGGTACGCCCACGCGCCGGAGGCGGGGCGCGCGGTGATCACCGATCAGCTGGCCGTCGGCGGTCGCGGGCTGCCGTGGCAGGACCCGGAGCTGTTCGCCGAGCTGATGCTGGCCTGGGACCTGCGCTCCTACCGCCAGGCCGAGCGCGCCGCCGGGCCGGTGCTCTTCGACCGCGGCCTGCCCGATCTCATCGGTTACCTGCGCCTGACCGGCCTGCCCGTTCCGGCGCACGTGCAGGAAGCGGCCCGCCGCTTCCGCTACCGCACCCGAGTCCTCATCGCCCCGCCGTGGCAGCAGATCTACTGCCAGGACGACCAGCGCCGCCAGTCCTTCGCCGAAGCCGAGAGCACCTACCACCACGTGGCCGCCGCCTACACCGACTGCGGTTACGAACTCGTCCACCTCCCGCGCTCCACTGTGGAACAGCGGGTGCAGTTCGTCCGCGCTGAGCTGGCGGGCTGAGCGCGCGCTCCGGGAGCGGGTCAGGTGCGCTCCGCCGCGCCGTAGAGCTCGGTGAGCAGGCGGGTGGCGCGGTCGGCGAGGGGGTGCGGGTCGTCGCGCCACCAGATCAGGCGGACCGGGATCGGCGCGGCGTCGCGCACGGGGCGGAACACCACTCCTGGCCGGGGGTACTGGGTGACGGTGCTCTCGGCGGTGATGCCGACGCAGCGGCCGATGGCGATCACGGTCAGCCAGTCGTCGACGTCGAGGGTGTACTCCACGGCCGGGCGCTTCTCCGGCGGCCACAGGTCGGTGGTCGTGCTCCCCGAACGCCGGTCGATGACCACGGTCCGGTCGCTGATCTCGGCCAGGCGCACGAAGCGGCGCCGCGCCCACGGGTCGTCGGCGGCGACGGCGAGGTGGCGCCGTTCGAGCCCGACGATCACGCCGCCGAAGCGCCGCTGGTCGGGTTCGGTGCGCACCACGGCGATGTCGCAGGCGCCTTCGGCCAGCCCGCCGGTGGCGGAGTTGGTGCGCACCAGCTGCAGCTCGGTCTCCGGGAACAACCGCGCCCAGCGGCGCTGGAACTGCAGGGTGTGGCGGCCCATCGCCGACCAGGCGTAGCCGATGCGCAGGTGGCTGTGCCCGGTGGTGGCTTCGCGCACCAGGTCGTCGGTTTCGGCCAGGATGCGGCGGGCGCGGGCGATCACCCGGGTGCCCGCCGCGGTGG
This portion of the Saccharopolyspora antimicrobica genome encodes:
- a CDS encoding pentapeptide repeat-containing protein produces the protein MSHTDLTPAELGLRADCGSCSGLCCVALPFSASAGFAVDKDAGTPCTNLLADFSCGIHAHLRERGFSGCTVFDCFGAGQKVSQLTFGGRDWRQEPRRAGQMFTAFAVMRQLHELLWYLADALTRPAAAPVHEDLRRALRETDALTRGAAEEVTAVDVAAVRQDINTLLVRTSELVRAEVGGRTKNHRGADLIGASMRSARLRGANLRGALLIAADLRGADLRSADVIGADFRDTDLRGADLTDALFLTQAQVNAAKGDAATVIPAGLDRPAHW
- a CDS encoding MFS transporter; its protein translation is MIPEEKRRSRAGAREWAGLAVLALPLLVLAMDVSVLYLAAPHLSADLRPSSTQALWIMDAYGFLIAGFLVTMGTLGDRIGRRRLLLIGSAAFAAASVLAAFAPTAELLIAARALLGITGATLMPSTLALIRTMFTDPAQRSVAIAVWMTTFTAGVAAGPLIGGVLLEAFWWGSVFLLAVPVMVLVLLLGPWLLPEHRPESAGRLDPLSVLLSLLTIVPLVYGFKELAHRGPGLVPLLALAAGAVAGVVFVRRQRRMSDPLVDVSLFGNRTFSVALVLLLMGLLVVNGVFYLVPQFLQGVAGLSPLRTGMWLTAVAITAAGASLVAPVVARWWGPARAIAAGAVLSVAGFVLFIALDGSSVPAVVIATALVTAGLSPMGVLTTDLVVGSAPPERAGAAAALSETSGELGVGLGVAVMGTLVTAIYQAQMANAPGQAGETLADVVALEGTHSTGLLDAAREAFTSGINVVGGIGAVVLTGLAVVAVVLLRPAEA
- a CDS encoding UvrD-helicase domain-containing protein — encoded protein: MRFYADLHIHSKYSRACSKDCDIEHLTWWARRKGITLVGTGDVTHPAWFAHLREVLEPAEPGLFRLRAELDREMTRGMPANCEGPVRFMLSVEISTIYKYGERTRKVHHLCYLPDFAAAEEFNRRLGRIGNLGSDGRPILGLDSRDLLEITLESGDGAYLVPAHIWTPWFAVLGSKAGFDAIEDCYRDLAGHIFALETGLSSDPEMNWRISALDKYTLVSHSDAHSPPMLGREATVFDTDLDYFAVKRALETGDGFAGTVEFFPEEGKYHLDGHRKCQVRLEPGQTRAHGGDCPGCGKPLTVGVLHRVEALADRPAGIRPAGAAEFRNLIPLPEIVGEVLGVGPKSKKVFGRISDLTAAHGPELGILQDVPLDELRRTDAAVAEAVERLRGGQVLRDPGYDGEYGTIRLFQPAELARLRHGDAPALFDDALFTPAPEPLAAPVAAPVATTAEARRPALPATSGEGVLAGLDPDQRAAAAIPGGPLLIVAGPGTGKTRTVTHRLAHLVLERDVDPAECLAITFTRRAAEEMTERLGHLIGEPARHLTVATFHSFGLQVLREQHEHLGLPAEFGLADAARRHQILTTLTGDERSARQASPQLSLARRTGAPDPLLADYLAALREAGLVDFDDLVALTVELLTDRPDIAEHYQRRYRWITVDEYQDVDELQYRLLRLLAPAGANLTAIGDPDQAIYSFRGADVGFFLRFEQDYAGAPVLALTRNYRSGAHILDGALRAIAPSTLVADRALHAAAPREAHRITGHRACDERAEAAFVARTVDQLIGGASFHSLDSGRVTGDGPGGIGFNDIAVLYRTDAQSRAVLEELTRCGLPVQKRSHDRLSARPGVELLVRELLHVADRTGPVTDQLRAAAKTVAGTVPDDQRPDIHTAAELLSPLAQRCGQDVQLFCREVLLGAEVDTLDPRAEAISLLTLHAAKGLEFPVVFLIGCENGLLPLRWPGTEPTEADIAEERRLFFVGMTRAQDHLYLTHAARRTIRGSTQDRSRSPFLDGLGELVTEAETPARRQRPAQLSLL
- a CDS encoding epoxide hydrolase family protein, which encodes MPRPTDDVQAFESRATDADLDDLRARLAAARLPEAETVCGAAPGPGRWAQGVPLADLVDVVNYWRTGYEWRSFEERLNRIGQFRTTIDDLGIHFLHRRSARADATPLVLTHGWPGSIAEFIDVVDELADPEDADAPAFHVVVPSLPGFGYSDKPATTGWGTEKIAAAWVELMGRLGYDRFAAHGGDWGGNITTVLGGRFPAHVLGIHTTFAEGPPGLTTDGLTPVEREWAEQTRHFWRHRAAYAKQQATRPQTIGYSLVDSPVGLLAWILDKFAEWSDTEDSPFETISTDRVLDDVTLYWLTRTGASAARIYYESHNSLDPELRVDIPSAITMYPRDIEKCPRPWAQERYRQIVRWRSPERGGHFPSLEVPEHFVKDLREGLAAVLAAGR
- a CDS encoding CGNR zinc finger domain-containing protein, whose translation is MRAGFPDFRLGSVLATSFTATLTERCGNAVERIPTPQRLVDWLAVNDLAVDSCTTAQLELARELRESIHAAATAAAIQDALPASALRVINDRSAEGRAAAVLTPEGTRQWRLSPASCVEDALGVIAADAISIIAGERDGKLALCASPTCRAAFFDTSQSRSRKWCDMNTCGNRQKKARFNANQRKNATAARPGVN
- a CDS encoding SDR family oxidoreductase, yielding MRALTIITGGSRGIGAATALWLARAGHDLVLCYRGNRDGAEEVAEQATAHGGRCVPVQADVSRESDVERLFDAAAELGTVTGLVNNAGLTAHIADLADTPVEAIRRVIDVNYLGTVLCSRRAAQVMSTRRGGSGGAIVNVSSSGATLGSPHEYVHYAGAKAAVDAFTVGLAKELAQDGVRVNAVAPGLVRTDIHAGAGAPERIDTAVSRVPVGRAGEPEEIAPAIGWLLSPEATYTSGAVLRVAGGL
- a CDS encoding glycosyltransferase family 9 protein, with amino-acid sequence MGESLLVNFVYCHPVGHAVEALQYALGYRRADPDRRIGVVLNSATAVQLADWCDAVDEVYTVDIDVFEPGDAGMLAHVPAEWDWVVDDPRGHQSWQHQFFPGLQRYYELSAQHFRTTRGHTQVGAPRPSYQRRNQLELALPQESRDWAAQLLPEHDGPTIAVLPGGSAERWRYPSLASWQRVLDAFAQRWPQVRFCLTGKHAEDGRTSTGFTRAEFEALAEVAPQVVWAVDVPLERQLAALQRCEMLLSPHTGFAFAAMAAGTPWLTLAGNDWAEYYFNPGVPFHSVLPDLQRFPCYLMLGNTPDPVDDDGPRAPSMSAERIGADLPELLDGAARLLAGLDFETAMREHAARVHALFGGRRELLYSVDGLLADYLPAEEPA
- a CDS encoding GNAT family N-acetyltransferase, whose product is MVNRDTRALDDPVRSSLRGHHAHLARRFGAALTFPPAVATFSAIAADPGPQEWTDLARLLGSGEFADMFSSPAIPPPDWEPVFELEGRQMIYTGRRPDHDDDVIELGPDSVPEMLALAERAKPGPFWTRTRELGTYLGIREHGELVAMAGERLRPAGWTEISAVCTAPEARGRGHAARLVRALIARITARGDRPFLHVAEDNTGAMALYEGLGFDTRKKVTFRGFRTP
- a CDS encoding AAA family ATPase, encoding MAERFVVITGGPGAGKTTVVERLAAAGYAHAPEAGRAVITDQLAVGGRGLPWQDPELFAELMLAWDLRSYRQAERAAGPVLFDRGLPDLIGYLRLTGLPVPAHVQEAARRFRYRTRVLIAPPWQQIYCQDDQRRQSFAEAESTYHHVAAAYTDCGYELVHLPRSTVEQRVQFVRAELAG
- a CDS encoding LysR family transcriptional regulator; this encodes MDVELRQLRCLVAIVDSGTFTDAAIDLGVSQAAVSRTLASLETALGVRLLRRTSREVAPTAAGTRVIARARRILAETDDLVREATTGHSHLRIGYAWSAMGRHTLQFQRRWARLFPETELQLVRTNSATGGLAEGACDIAVVRTEPDQRRFGGVIVGLERRHLAVAADDPWARRRFVRLAEISDRTVVIDRRSGSTTTDLWPPEKRPAVEYTLDVDDWLTVIAIGRCVGITAESTVTQYPRPGVVFRPVRDAAPIPVRLIWWRDDPHPLADRATRLLTELYGAAERT